The Cellulomonas sp. P24 genome contains a region encoding:
- a CDS encoding methylenetetrahydrofolate reductase encodes MTAVDRPTVSFELFPPRNPDAAPKLWATIEALATARPDFVSVTYGASGATRYTTRALVRRLLRETSLNPIAHLTCVGVSRAEITQVVEEFLDEGVRSFLALRGDPPVGQPDWHPHPDGLHTASDLVSLLRKIESRRAAGSPSQKVRGAVRPLSVAVAAFPRGNAGAGSTRDQDIQALLDKQASGADFAITQVFFDAECYLDMVAAAREAGVTIPIIPGIIPTTDPARLLRVQELTGVEVPRDLLATLAAEDDPVARHRVGIRASVELVTRVLDGGAPGVHIYTFNTHQAALDLLEGAHLGGGAPTAPDVADAPRVQAPPSTSIPSRG; translated from the coding sequence GTGACCGCCGTCGACCGGCCCACCGTCTCCTTCGAGCTGTTCCCGCCCCGCAACCCGGACGCGGCGCCGAAGCTCTGGGCCACCATCGAGGCCCTCGCGACCGCACGCCCCGACTTCGTCTCCGTCACCTACGGCGCGTCCGGCGCCACCCGGTACACCACGCGCGCGCTCGTCCGCCGCCTGCTCCGCGAGACGTCGCTCAACCCGATCGCCCACCTGACCTGCGTCGGGGTCTCGCGCGCGGAGATCACCCAGGTCGTCGAGGAGTTCCTCGACGAGGGGGTGCGGTCCTTCCTCGCCCTGCGCGGCGACCCGCCCGTCGGTCAGCCCGACTGGCACCCGCACCCGGACGGCCTGCACACCGCGAGCGACCTGGTGTCCCTGCTCCGCAAGATCGAGTCGCGCCGCGCCGCCGGGTCGCCGTCCCAGAAGGTGCGAGGCGCCGTCCGCCCACTGTCCGTTGCCGTCGCGGCCTTCCCGCGGGGCAACGCCGGCGCCGGGAGCACGCGCGACCAGGACATCCAGGCCCTGCTCGACAAGCAGGCCTCGGGGGCGGACTTCGCGATCACGCAGGTGTTCTTCGACGCCGAGTGCTACCTGGACATGGTCGCGGCCGCTCGCGAGGCCGGCGTGACGATCCCGATCATCCCGGGGATCATCCCCACCACCGACCCGGCCCGCCTGCTGCGGGTTCAGGAGCTGACCGGCGTCGAGGTCCCCCGTGACCTCCTCGCCACGCTCGCCGCCGAGGACGACCCCGTCGCCCGGCACCGCGTCGGCATCCGTGCCAGCGTGGAGCTCGTCACCCGCGTGCTGGACGGTGGCGCCCCGGGCGTCCACATCTACACGTTCAACACGCACCAAGCCGCACTTGACCTGCTCGAGGGTGCACACCTCGGCGGAGGGGCCCCGACGGCTCCCGACGTGGCCGATGCGCCGCGGGTCCAGGCACCACCGTCCACGTCCATTCCTTCAAGGGGCTGA
- a CDS encoding DNA-3-methyladenine glycosylase I — translation MPGAPSAPDAPGAAGTLPTGRCFGDGDPLYAAYHDHEWGRAVHGEHELFERMSLEAFQSGLAWITILRKRPAFREAFAGFDPRVVATFGDDDVARLLSDARIVRNRAKVAATIANARALVALWDSGRTLDELFWSFAPAGPRARPVTWANVPAKTTESAALARALKVAGFQFVGPTTAYAAMQACGLVDDHLVGCPAATP, via the coding sequence ATGCCGGGCGCGCCCAGCGCACCGGATGCACCCGGCGCCGCCGGCACGCTCCCGACCGGTCGGTGCTTCGGCGACGGCGACCCGCTCTACGCGGCGTACCACGACCACGAGTGGGGTCGCGCTGTGCACGGCGAGCACGAGCTGTTCGAGCGGATGAGCCTGGAGGCGTTCCAGTCGGGGCTCGCGTGGATCACGATCCTGCGCAAGCGTCCGGCCTTCCGCGAGGCCTTCGCGGGCTTCGACCCGCGCGTCGTCGCGACGTTCGGGGACGACGACGTCGCCCGGCTGCTGTCGGACGCCCGGATCGTGCGGAATCGCGCCAAGGTCGCGGCGACGATCGCCAACGCCCGCGCGCTGGTCGCACTCTGGGACTCCGGGCGCACGCTCGACGAGCTGTTCTGGTCCTTCGCCCCGGCGGGCCCCCGCGCGCGCCCGGTCACGTGGGCGAACGTCCCCGCGAAGACGACCGAGTCGGCGGCCCTCGCCCGGGCCCTCAAGGTCGCCGGGTTCCAGTTCGTCGGCCCCACGACCGCGTACGCGGCGATGCAGGCGTGCGGGTTGGTCGACGACCACCTCGTCGGCTGCCCCGCTGCCACGCCGTAG